One genomic region from Pecten maximus chromosome 5, xPecMax1.1, whole genome shotgun sequence encodes:
- the LOC117326706 gene encoding uncharacterized protein LOC117326706: MFTNAQCTSMAYQALAYKMVCGQPDTWNYHDIDAILQQGHILHCYFRDDLKLSNNVDNRIALYELPHSHEVGVFPSSITGPSSIVSAQNVQMTVAYDIDGIYEYESREIAASFDNVVTEFPVFISKTFSTDNVEAINMILTVGAFSMAIWRQSNENTIWLFDSHRRDPTGLVHAVSILETDSFDNGAALARSFDNANGLLEHITEIYGKNFYYNARLFNLDMGNSDSVPAAGNKSDEAQDNKEDSQDDITDTPLDEEKYPP, from the exons ATGTTCACCAATGCTCAGTGTACCAGCATGGCATATCAAGCACTGGCTTACAAAATGGTGTGCGGACAACCGGATACCTGGAATTACCATGATATTGATGCAATTCTTCAACAAGGTCACATTCTACACTGTTATTTCCGGGATGACTTAAAACTAAGTAACAATGTGGATAATAGAATAGCACTTTATGAGTTACCACACTCTCATGAAGTTGGCGTTTTCCCATCAAGCATTACTGGACCTTCATCGATCGTCTCTGCACAGAATGTTCAAATGACCGTTGCTTACGATATCGACGGTATATACGAGTATGAAAGTCGAGAAATCGCAGCTAGTTTCGACAATGTAGTCACCGAATTCCCAGTCTtcatatcaaaaacattttctacTGATAATGTCGAAGCTATAAACATGATTTTAACAGTGGGAGCATTTTCCATGGCAATATGGAGGCAAAGTAATGAGAATACAATTTGGCTTTTTGATAGCCATAGAAGAGATCCGACTGGTCTGGTTCATGCTGTTTCTATATTGGAAACGGACTCCTTCGACAATGGTGCTGCACTGGCTCGATCGTTTGATAATGCCAATGGATTACTGGAGCACATAACAGAAATCTATGGGAAGAACTTCTACTATAATGCCAGATTATTTAACCTTGATATG GGCAATTCTGACAGTGTCCCTGCAGCCGGAAATAAATCAGACGAGGCGCAGGACAACAAGGAAGATTCCCAGGatgacatcactgacacacCATTGGACG AAGAGAAATATCCTCCTTGA